From Cervus elaphus chromosome 10, mCerEla1.1, whole genome shotgun sequence:
GCTTTCTCCTCTATAGCTGAGGGGATGGGATTAGCCTCGGGATTcagtctttcccttttcccctctCTCATCTTCCGCTGTCTCCCAAGGAGCTCTCTAGTACTGGTCTCCACATGCTGCCTTTATCTGCAAGCAGCCATCCTCGCCAAGTCCATGGAGCCGGTGGGTGAACGTTAGAGGGGCTCTGGGGCCACCCTTTGTATTTCATCTAACCTTGGCTCTGGTGATGCCAATACCATAAAGGCCAAAGGTCAGGCTGCTAGATCTCTTGTGTGGGGGAAGGACACTGCCAACAGCCCATTCCCCATTTCTCACATAGAAGCCCCTGAccctttcctatttcttttttttttttttctttgcttgtgccatgtggcatatgggatctcacTTCCTcaaccagagatcagatttgcCCCTCCTGCATAGGAAGTGCAGAatcgtaaccactggacctggGGGACATCCCCCTTTGCTGTTTCAGGTTCTCCTTGCTCAGGACTCTGCTCCTTTTGTCTCTCCGAAGGACTTCTCACAGTGTTTGTATTGGTTTCTGAGCTGGACCCTGAGGTCCATTGGTTTATCTACCTTCCAGTGGTCTGTGGTCGTGTGCCAGCTTCGAAGGTACTAGCATAGACCTATTAGgttaggaaaaatagaaaatgatcaAATTGGTAAAGAAGAATAAGTGAAGGATGTAAGGGAGTGGGACTCTGCTGATGGGAGAATAAACTGGGACAAACTTTCTACAGGTTGATCATATATGTATACTTAAAAGCTTAATTAACCAGATGTTgggaatcctttcacaatatatacacatatcaaatcACCCCAGGATATACTTTAAATACTGTACCGTTTTATTTGTCACTTATACCTCAGTGAAGCTGAGGGTGTGTGTCGGGGGGAGCCTTCAAAATATTTATGCCTTTGATCTAGAAGTTTTACCTCTAGACATTTATTCTCTGGGACATAATCATGATGTGTACAAGTTACATCTGCTGTGTTGAGTACTCCAGTATTGTTCATGGTATTTAAAAATTGCAAGCAAAATGAAGATCTTAGCTAAAGAATTAAGTTATTGTGCACCCGTATATTGTACAGCTTTGTTACCCTTGTAAAAGATGGTCTAAAAAACTACTCAATGGCATAGAAAAATGTTTCTAATATGATGAGTTGCGGGGGAGCAAGTTATAATGCTGAATCATGGTCCATTTCGATACAATTATATGTTTCGGGTATCTCTGGTTGTGCAGGTGATTttcatttcatgtattttcaGAATTTCTTATGGTGAGTGCATATTTTATGTGGGCACAGAATCATTGAACTAATGAGAGATCAggaaaaaataacaggagcaCCAAAAGTTGGCATGGGTGCTGTGATGCTCATACTCCAAATGCATTGCCAACCTTCTGGTGGAGAGTTGGGAGGCACAGGGTATTTTAAGCGAAATGGTTTTACTTTCTGATctagaagggattttttttttttggtgtgaattTAGCCAAATAatccaggaaaaaataaaagttaagcaTTGTAGATTTATTTCTACTAGTACTAAACAAACACAGTCCTAAATAAGGTAAAGCTAAATGTCCACTAGTTGAGTATTGATTGAATGAGTATGATAcctggaatattatgcagccagtAAAAATCAGGTTTAGGTAGCCTCTGTAGTTAAATGGTAAAGTGTAATTGCACTAAAATTATGTCTGCATATAAAACATGAAGGAAAGgactacacacatatatatgtacagttGACTTATTGCTGAGTTAGGATTGAGAGTATTCACAAAAACTAAGCTGTGTTACTAGTACAATGCATGTACAATAAAGTGACAAGTATGTGAAGTATGGATTAGCAAGTTTGGGATTGTCCAGATTTGAAATTCCAGCTGTGAGGATGCTCTCATTTGCAAATGCTTGGGTTGGTGATTGCCTTTCCTGTGGGCTGGTATGTTGCAAGCTAGTGCTTACCTTCCACTGTGGTTCCCCTACCCATGTGACTTGCATTTGCTTGAAGGCAGAGGTGGACATGGGAGGTCACTGAGTGGATGGGGTAGATTGGTCAGGAGTAGAGCTTGTAGGGACCCCTTGTCCTGTCCCTGCTCACATTGCATATAAAGTGACTCCTTCCTTTGTCCAGTCAAAgggcctttcttctttctctttttacccCTAGCTGTGCTCCTGAAACAGGGATCTTTCTCAAATGAGTATTTTGTAATTCTTACCCATCCATGTAGGGAAGGATCGGGCAGAGCATTCTGATGAGGGCAGAAAGCAGGAAGGTCCCACAGAGAACTCCAGTGGAAGCAGATGTATATAGCTGCCTGTCTCTTGTGAGTCATGAGATTAAAGTGGGAAGGGTCCATTTTACTGATAGAGCCACTGAGGCCCGGGAACACCTTGTCCAGGATCCTGTTATTCCTTGGGTCCTGAAACCACTGTTGTTCCTCATGTTCCTAATCCAGACCTCTGTGGTGTCTCagcaccttctctctctctctctgtgagtCTTCTGCTTGGCTCTGTcatattcctctttttttccttttctagaaagaaaagtcaaaatcGAACAGTTCCGCAGCCCGGGAACCTAATGGCTTTCCCTCTGATGCCTCAGCCAATTCCTCTCTCCTTCTTGAATTCCAGGGTGAGTTGCATCCTTATGTCTTCCTTGCAGGAAAATGAGCATTTAAATGACCCATCAATAATCCAAAGACTAGTCTGTGTGTCATTTCAGTGCCCACGGTTTTGCTGGTATCTTGCCGGGCACCTGACAGAAGTCTTTGCATTTCAACTTCATAGTAACCTTGCAAGACAGACAACAGTCTCCTCACTTTCcagttaaggaaactgaggctcagggacgTGAGGTTACGTATCTAAAGTTAGTCACTCGTAAGTGAGGACCCATGGTAGGTCCTGGTTTTCTGGATCAGAAGCTCTTTTCTTTAGACTGTGTGTTTGATGAGAGCGCTTCAGAGGACCGTGCCCCACCCCACCCGGCCCCCAACCCAGGCTGGGGCATCTGCTTGTTTGTCTACAGTTTGTCCAAGTTCTGCCTCCTAAACCAGTCTCTGGTAGACGTCCGGCCAGAGTCAGCACTGCACTGAGAACTTTACCTTTTATACCTGTGTGGTAGTTACTGCTTATGAGGCACTTTCACTTCAGTGTCTCCTTTTTACCCTTGCATCAGCCTGGGATACAAACCAGGCAGTTACCATCATCCCAATTTAAGGAAACTGATACTTGGAGAAGAAAAGCATCTACCTAAGCTGAAGACTGACAggactttattattttgtataataAAATGCTACTTCCATTTTAGTGTAGAAGATAGTGGTCATTGTAGGATGAAGACTAGAAAAGGCTTACGATTTTCTCTTTGGAGCTAGACTGGGAACGACCAGGtatcccctccttccctctcccctaaCCCCAAGGTTGGTGTGGTACAGAAGGGTGGACAGTTCTCCAGCTGCGTGAGCTTTCCCCGCAGCATAAAGCTCGGGAGACATGGGAGGCTCTGTTTCTTCAGCCTGGCCACTGTCTCATCCTTTTCACGCAGTGAACGTTTAATGCGCTCCTACCGGGTGCCGGGTACTATGTACTGTGCTGGAGACCCAAGGACCTCTGTGGGCCACAGAGCCTACCCGCACCGGGTGTCCTGGAGGTAGACCGGTGTGAATACAGTAAATGCAGGTGCACATAGGAAGCAGCAGGGGCATGAGAGGGGGTGGTCGTCTCCACCCAGGGGAGCCTGGGACACAGGGCTCTGCAGAGGAGAGGATGCCTGAGCTGCCGGCGGCCAGGTGTAGGGGCTTTGCAGGAAGACGGGAAGGAGCACATCATCCAGACATGGTGCTGGTAGCTGCTCCGAGGCTTGGGTCTGACCTGGCTGGAGCCAGGGGTACGTAGGAAGAAGGGCAGGCGGTGGGCCTGGAGAGCAGTGTGTAGGATGTGATAGGGCCCTCTCGTGGGCAGCAGGGAACCACAGAAGGGTTTAGAAAGTTCACTCTGGCAGTGGTGTGAGGTCGCCGGGCGTGGCTGAGACCCGAGGAAGGGCAGCTGGATGGCTGTTGCCAGAGGCCAGGCCTGCACTGAGGCAgtgggggaggaaggagtggATACACGTGGCAGCAGAGCAGTAGGACGGGTACAATTTGGTGACTGgctgctggaggtgggggagaggaaggaattGCTGAGTCGGTTTTTAACTTAGCTGGTGACGTTAAGCCTTCAAcagcgcttcccaggtgggatCCAGTGGTCTGTGAGGCAGTGAGGCAGAGCCTGGGCAGGTGCAAGGCCTGAGCTGACCATCTCCAGACCCCGTCACCCTCCTTCAGATAGCTGAGAATGGCAGGCAGACTGTCCTTTTCTATACCTCTTGTGAGAAAGGTTGAGAGGCAGAGCCATGTCCTTCCATTCACTGGATAGTGAGAAGATACCAGGTCCCAGCTATAATTAGTGGATGCTAAAGAAGGGACTCATACGCTTATATTGACCTCCCTGACATATAAATTTTGCATAAACTTAAAGATTCTGACTGCATCCGGTGGTGCTTAGAATATATGTCATAAAATAACATGTGCTTAAATTCATCAATTTAGATTCTGTTGGTAATTCGTGATGTGCAGAAGCCCTGGAAATGTCTGCCCTTGGTTCAGGGGCTGTTTGCAGCTGTGATCTGTGTGTGCCCAGCTGTGTCCACGCTGTCTGCAGAGACCCCAGGCCCTTGGCTCTGTACTGAGCCCCCTCAACCATGACCGGCCTCAGCCGTTGCCTTTGTCGTGTGTGATTTTCAGATGAAAACAGCAACCAGAGCTCCGTGTCTGATGTCTACCAGCTCAAGGTGGACAGCAGCACCAACTCgagccccagcccccagcagagCGAGTCCTTGAGCCCTGCGCACACCTCTGACTTCCGCACAGACGactcccagccccccaccctgggCCAGGAGATCCTTGAGGGTGAGTCTCCCTGGCCCAGGACGTGTGTCTTGGAGGGCCATGCTCTTGCTCTCGATGGTTTTCTTCTTTAGAGTCACAGGTTAGAGACGGTGCCTCAGAACTGGCAGCTTCAAGCTGTTTGTCAGTTGTTTGAGGCTCTTTTGGGGAATGGTTGTATTTTCCCCTTTCACAGAATGACGGAAAGAAACAGCAACACGATTGAGTGCCAGGCTCTCCGCAAGGAAGGCACTTTTCATATTTGAGGCCTGGTATGAttctcaggtttccctggtggctcagcagtaaagaatctgcctgcagtgcaagagatgtgggctcgatccctaggttgggaagatcccctggagaaggaaatggcgacccactctagtattcttgctgggaaatcccacagaggagcctggcaggctacactccatggggtcacaaaagagttggacacaacttagtgactaaaacagcaAACATGATTCTCCTTTCGAAAAGCCCATGGAATAGCAACTGTTGTCTCCATTTTATCGATGAGGAAGTTGTCTTAAAAAATTCAGTTGCTTGGCCACGATCCCACATTTAGTGGAACTGCCTGATTTGTTTCATTCCTTCTGACTTCGGAGTTAGTGCCCTTTGTACTGGATTCTGCAAATTTCTTCTTAGAATGTATGTTGATTCTATAACCAGTGGATACCCCTTCACCAAGGTGCCTCCTAGGAGCACTCCCCCAACCTGGGGGCTCTCCCGTCCCAGCAGGCCCTGCAGTTACACTGACCTTGCTTTTTCAgagccctccctgcctgcctcagaAGTTGCTGATGAACCTCCGACCCTCACGAAGGAAGAACCAGTTCCTCTAGAGACACAGGTAAGGAGGTGCTTTGGGTTTCCTGGTTTCTAAGGAAAATGTCAGGGCTCTGTTGATATGCACTGGCTCTCTAGCATGGGAGGGATGTAGTGGGGGTGGAGAGGCAGTGAGGGATGCTGGTTAGAAGGTCGGGGAAGGTTAGGTCAGGAGGTAGGGAAGAGGTCCTGTGATTGGTGAGACAGTCGGGTGAGACAGTTAGGGTGGAAGGGGAGGTCTGCTTCAGAGGGATAGCCCTGTCATTCCGTGCTCTGGCTACATCTAGATTGCTGAGGAAGAGGAAGACTCAAGTGCCCCTCCCCTGAAACGCTTCTGTATGGACCAGCCTGCAGTGCCGCAGACAGCGTCGGAAAGCTAGCACCGCCCTGGCGCCCTTCACCTCCAGGCCCCATGCCTCTATTTATTGCATTCTGGTTCTGGCTGTGCTGTGTTGCTGGGGTAAGGGCGAGCACCGGGGTCCAGAGCCTGCACCTCAGAGCCTTCTGGGCTGGAAGGTGGACGCGGGACCTGGGGTCGTAGCATCATCTTCCCGTCCCCGGCACCTGTGTCTGCCTGATCCTGAGAAGAGGAGCACTCCTGTCCTCTTTGCACCCCAAGGAGGCTGGCGCCTCAGCCACTCCAGGATCATCTGTCACCTCCAGTAGCAGTCTCTGCTCCACAGCCTCTGGATTGAGCTGCTGGTGCCTCTGCAAGAGGAAGGAGGGGGGGAAGGCACCCTCCAGAGAAGAGCGTGCCGAGGGCTTACTTGAACTTGAATGGAGACTGTAGATTCATGGACTTGCCCATAGGGCTAGGGACCCTATAGGCTGCTGTTGGAGAATGCCTGAGTAGACgctggagggaagggaagggcttAACTCCACACGACGGCAGAAAAGTCCCACCTAGACTTCATGCTGTCCTGGCACTTGTACCCATTCCTGAGGCCATCCTGCCTCGCATGGGCTCTCTGGCTGTTGACAGTCCTTTGTCCCCCCACTGTAAccacccccttcccccaacacacatacacacatatactcgCAGTTGTTTCCACCTGGACATTTCATTCCAGTATCCCCCTGCCTCCCGCCATGGTCCCCAGCTCTCCTGCCGCAGACTCTGCCCCAGCGAGAATTTGAGGTTCTGATAGTACTCATCCCCACAGTACTTCTTCAGCCCAGACTTTCTAGAAAGTTCCCTTTTCCTTGAAATCTGCATGTTTCATCAAaccttgtgattttattttttgtttcaaaaaagtttaagaaaatggaaatggacAACGGTGAGTGAAGACATATTTTAGCACtgaatagaatatttttaaaattaaactatttGAAATATGTCTTGTTGGCAGCTGAGTGCTTCATTCTTGAGggttgtgggggcaggggctggcgGTGATGGTGGCTGAGTGCTTGTAAAGTCACTGCGGGCTGGGCCCTGCCAGTTGTCTTTGACTCCCATAGAGTGACTCCATTGACAATGATTTGGAGACTCTGTTTGAGGTtgtcatgtcctttgagttatACTTCTGCCCCTGTGTACGCCGAATACAACCCTGTGTACATGGGATGTATTTCCCACAGCTCCAGGTCCTTAGGTGACTGActcttaagtttttcttttaactttttattatggtaaaatacacaaCCATAAAATTTACCgttttaaccattttatttttttttccagtttgacaCTTTATTTATACAAAGTATTTAGGGCACTGATTCTCAAAGTTGGCTGAATATTGGATTCACCTGGagagtttaaaaaatactgaggtttatatgctgctgctgctgctaagtcgcttcagtcgtgtccgactctgtgcaaccccatagacggcagcccaccaggctcccccgtccctgggattctccaggcgagaacgctggagtaggttgccattgccttctccaatgcgtgaaagtgaagtcactcagttgtgtccgactctttgcgaccccatggactgcagcctaccaggctcctccatccatgggattttccaggcaagagtactggagtgggttgccattgccttctcctaaccattttaaagtgcacagttcagtggcactaaaTGCATTCACGGCATTGCACAATCATTACCACTATACAGCTGCAAACATTTTCATTGCCTCAAGCAGAAACCCGTACCCATTAAGCCCTCACTTCCCACTTGCCCCTCCCCCAAGGTGATGGAGGGAAGGGAAATAACAAAAGTGGATTTGGGACCTTCTGAGGTTTAGGAACCAACGGGACAGGCCGGAAAAGACCAGCCAGAAGTTGAAACTGTAGGGACTTCCCTCGCCATCCAGTTGATAGGATTCCAgacttccactacaggggacataggtttgatcccaggtcagggaactatatcctcTTAAGTTGCATGGCACAATGAAAAAAAGTGACAAGCTGAAACTGTCTAATCAAGGGTGTAGGTCTATATCAGTGAAAGATGGGTGTTAAACTGGAGCCATAGAAATGGAGGACAACTGCCAAGCAACAGCCACATTAaagcttattattttttctattttaaaatgaaaatatcactATAGAAAAACATActggaaaaatacatgaaaatataatgaaagaaaaaaaacaacaacgcATAACTCCCATCTCCAAGGTAAGCACTGTTCTTTATTTGGAGAGCCACTTCTCAGCTCCTTTTCGTGGAGCTGCAGCTGATATTCTCTATTCATAAAGCCCCACCTCTAGTTTCCACTTCCATCTGCAGGATTTCCAGCTGTTCTTGATGGCTCTCCAGGGTACCTCTAGTTCTTAGGGCTGAGCCCGAGCCCATCCCTGAGTCTCCCATTTTAGATCTCTGCTTTACCAACACCAGGGCTGGGTTCTGGTCCACAGCGGCCACAAGCGCTGGAATGACTATGGTGCCCATTCTGATGTGCAACTGGGTGTGTTTTTGGAAATACCAAAAATGGCCCCCGATCTTTTTCCCCCCAATGTTTTTGGAGTTTTCATTCTGCGTGTAGTCTACCATTAGGTGTCTAGTCCTGCAAGCATCCATCCCATTAGTCATCTTTGTGCCTCTGAAGTCCGGCCACTTGTCTTCACCGACCTTGCTGACCATTCGATGCCCCTATCACCACCACAAGCTCCTGCCATTACCTTCCACGTGGTCACTCCTATTCAACCCTCAAATGCTGTGGCAGAAAGAGAACTTCCCTTTGCCATTCTCCTCTCTTGCTACTTTCTGCCTGGAGATCCCTATGATTAGGCCCTGAATTTACCATGTCTGCtctgctgctcctcctgcctAGGAAGGATGTCCATCCCTCTTTCTGCCTAGCAAGCTGCAACTTCATCTCTGCACAATCAGCTCAAATGTCACGGCCTCTGAGGTTTCTCCTAAtcctcttagaagaaatggctaCTGAAGGGAGATGAGCTCTCTCTGCTGATAGATGGTTTGAAGGGGCTTCATAGAGCTGATGTCTGACCTAgatcagtgggggaaaaaatgttgcctgccatatcagtaaacaaagatgtTGCAGGCATCAAGCCATCACCTTTCAGCAGCCGAAGGAAGGGAACTTGGGATAGAAAGTTCCTTCCCTGCCATCTAGGtccaccctccccagccctccccaggaaactcaggatgaaaaagcacaggtactggccccagatagttgaggtgcatatcaaaggaaagaTTTCAATGAGCCGAAacttttgcatcttcccatacatagggAAGCAGTAAATTCCTCAACTTGAGATACTTGGTTTTCTTTTAACAGTAATCtttcttgacttccctggtggtccagtggctaagactccttgctcccaaagcaggaggcctgggtttgatcccagatcagggaactagattccacatatttcaactaagaatttgcatgccacaactaaagagcctgcaTGTGGCatctaagacctagcacagccaaataaacatttaaaaaaaaaaacaaaaatcccagtAGTCTTTCGGTGTTCTGACTACATGGCTTTGGTTGCAAAAACTCCTACGTATCCGGGCTCCTCCCTACTTCTGAGCAGTCTCTCAGACTGTCTGAGATGCTGTTACCCGAGCTTAagtccttggttttatctgccaaataaaacataattcacaacttttaggttgtgcatttttcagTTGAAAAATGAGAACTTACCTTTTACTGGCAATGATCCTTCTCACTTTAAggtaagaagaaaagagaaaaaggtctGGTATTAGCATGTTGCCATTCAGGGACACCTAGCAGTCTAGCCCTGTCTAGGCTGGAAAGATGTTCTTAGGCCACTGCAGATTTTTGAACCAAGGTAGTAAacaagaagattcttgagagtcccttggactgcaagatcaaacctgaatcctgaatattcattggaaggactgatgctgaaactgaagctccagtactttggccccctgatgggaagagccagctcattggaaaagaccctaatgctgggaaagattaagggcaggaggagaaggggatgacagaggacgagatgattaggtagcatcaccgactcaatagacatgaatctgagcaaactcctggaagattgtgaaggacaggggagactggtgtgctgcggtccagggagtcacaaagagcctgatacaacttagcgattgaacaacaacaaacaaaacaatttaatAGGGATGAATGATTAATAAGTGTGTTTCTGACTGTACTGGATGGGCAAACAGATTTTGAGTGACTGTAGTCTACTTAGAGAAGTAGCTCAAACGTTCTCACTCTCCAGGCACGGTTATTTGTTTCCCTACTGCACCCTATGCATAGCATTCATCACACAGAA
This genomic window contains:
- the BCL7B gene encoding B-cell CLL/lymphoma 7 protein family member B isoform X5 yields the protein MRAESRKVPQRTPVEADVYSCLSLKEKSKSNSSAAREPNGFPSDASANSSLLLEFQDENSNQSSVSDVYQLKVDSSTNSSPSPQQSESLSPAHTSDFRTDDSQPPTLGQEILEEPSLPASEVADEPPTLTKEEPVPLETQIAEEEEDSSAPPLKRFCMDQPAVPQTASES
- the BCL7B gene encoding B-cell CLL/lymphoma 7 protein family member B isoform X4 yields the protein MGSRARTGEKKWVTVGDTSLRIFKWVPVTDSKEKEKSKSNSSAAREPNGFPSDASANSSLLLEFQDENSNQSSVSDVYQLKVDSSTNSSPSPQQSESLSPAHTSDFRTDDSQPPTLGQEILEEPSLPASEVADEPPTLTKEEPVPLETQIAEEEEDSSAPPLKRFCMDQPAVPQTASES
- the BCL7B gene encoding B-cell CLL/lymphoma 7 protein family member B isoform X1, which codes for MSGRSVRAETRSRAKDDIKKVMAAIEKVRKWEKKWVTVGDTSLRIFKWVPVTDSKEGRIGQSILMRAESRKVPQRTPVEADVYSCLSLKEKSKSNSSAAREPNGFPSDASANSSLLLEFQDENSNQSSVSDVYQLKVDSSTNSSPSPQQSESLSPAHTSDFRTDDSQPPTLGQEILEEPSLPASEVADEPPTLTKEEPVPLETQIAEEEEDSSAPPLKRFCMDQPAVPQTASES
- the BCL7B gene encoding B-cell CLL/lymphoma 7 protein family member B isoform X3, which gives rise to MSGRSVRAETRSRAKDDIKKVMAAIEKVRKWEKKWVTVGDTSLRIFKWVPVTDSKEKEKSKSNSSAAREPNGFPSDASANSSLLLEFQDENSNQSSVSDVYQLKVDSSTNSSPSPQQSESLSPAHTSDFRTDDSQPPTLGQEILEEPSLPASEVADEPPTLTKEEPVPLETQIAEEEEDSSAPPLKRFCMDQPAVPQTASES
- the BCL7B gene encoding B-cell CLL/lymphoma 7 protein family member B isoform X2, whose protein sequence is MGSRARTGEKKWVTVGDTSLRIFKWVPVTDSKEGRIGQSILMRAESRKVPQRTPVEADVYSCLSLKEKSKSNSSAAREPNGFPSDASANSSLLLEFQDENSNQSSVSDVYQLKVDSSTNSSPSPQQSESLSPAHTSDFRTDDSQPPTLGQEILEEPSLPASEVADEPPTLTKEEPVPLETQIAEEEEDSSAPPLKRFCMDQPAVPQTASES